The DNA sequence GCCGCCGATCGCGCACGACGTGAAGGTCATCTCGATCGGTATGTTCCTGCAGTCCCGCGCGGGCGACGCGCCCGTCGGTGCCGTGGCGTGGCGCGGCCCCATGCTCCACCGCACGGTCACGCAATTCCTCACCGATGTCTTCTTCGGCGACCTGGACGTACTGCTGCTGGACATGCCGCCCGGCACGGGTGACATCGCGATCTCGGTGGGACAGCTTCTCCCCCACGCCGACGTGATCGTCGTCACCACGCCGCAGAGCGCCGCCGCGGACGTCGCGGTGCGCAGCGGTCTCGTCGCACGCCAGACCGGGCAGCGCGTGATCGGTGTCGTCGAGAACATGGCTGCGCTCACGCTCCCTGACGGCACGGTGATGGACCTCTTCGGCTCCGGCGGGGGCCTGAGGGTCGCCGAGACGCTGTCGGATGCGGCGCACGACGTGCCGCTCCTGGCGTCCGTCCCGTTGAGTCCCGCGCTCCGCGCGGATGCCGACGACGGCCGCCCGGTGGTGATCGCACACCCCGACGACCCCGCGGCGCAGCAGATCGATGCCCTGGCTGCGATTCTCGCCGCGCAGCCCCGAGGGCTTGCGCGTCGCTCGCTCCCCTTCAGCGCGGGGTGAGCCGGATCAGGTCGCTTCGTCGTCGAACGGCGGCGGGTTCTCGGCGGTGAAGGGCATGATCGCGCTCTGCGGCTTCGTGAACGCCGCCGCCGTGGTGACGGCCGCAGCCGCACCGGCGGCGCGCACCGTCGGGACCGGCGCGTCATCCAGCAGCGCTTCGCGGATGATCCGGCGCGGATCGTACTGACGCGGGTCGAGCGTGCGCCAGTCGACGTCGTCGAAGTCCGCGCCCATCTCGTCCTTCATCCGCGTCTTCGCGGTCGTGACGTACTCCTTCGCCTTCTTGGCGACCTTCGTCAGGCTCTCCACATAGCGCGGCAGCCGCTCGGGTCCGATCAGGAGCCCCGCGACCAATCCGATCAGCAGAAGCTTCTCGATCGTGAGCCCGAAGAACATGCACTCAGATTACCGCCGCGCCTGAGCGGTCGACGCCGCACCGGCCCGTACGCTGAGGGGGAAGGAGCACCTATGGCCGAGCACGACGCGAACCACCGCTTCGCCGCGGAGGCGACGGTCGAACCCGACCACATCGTCCGCGCCCGAGCACACGCACTCGAACTGGGGGCATCGCCGATCAGCGCGCCGGTCGGCGCGCAGTGCGCGGTGATCGCCGCCGCGTCGCGCGCCCTGAACATCGTCGAGATCGGCACGGGTGCCGGGGTGTCGGGGCTGTGGCTCCTGTACGGCTCGCCGCGTGCGACGCTCACGACGATCGACAGCGAACCCGAGCACTTGGGTGCCGCCCGGCAGTCTTTCGCCGAAGCCCGCATCCCCCCAGCCCGCGCGCGCTTCATCACGGGCCGCGCCGCGGATGTCCTGCCGCGCATGAACGAGGCGTCGTACGACATCGTGCTGGTGGATGCCGATCCCGAGGGTGTCATCGAGTACGTCGAGCATGGTCTCCGCCTCGTGCGCGCCGGCGGCACGGTGCTCGTGCCGCGGGTCCTGGGCAACGGTGCAGTGGCGGATCCGGTGCGGCGCGACCGCGTCACCGCCGCGTACCGGTCGCTCATCCACGAGACGCAGTCCTCACCCGCCGTGATCGGCGCGCTGTCCATCGTGGGTGAAGGACTCCTTCAGCTCACGACGCGCCCCTCGGAATGAGAACACGAACGGCCGGTCCGAAGACCGGCCGTCAGGCGTGAGAGATGCTCAGGCGGGGTTCACGACTCCGCCCAGCACGTCGTAGAGCTCCTTGGCCTCAGCGTCGTTCACGGAGACGACCAGGCGCCCCCCACCCTCGAGCGGAACGCGCACGATGATGAGGCGACCTTCCTTCACGGCCTCCATCGGCCCGTCTCCGGTTCTCGGCTTCATGGCTGCCATCGTGGCTCCCTTTCGTCGTAGTCTGCATGTCAAGTTTATCCCGCCGGCCGGACACGGGCTAACGCGCGCGTGTTGGCCGGCGTCGCATCGCCGTCAGGGAATCTGCCAGTACGTGTTGCCGAGTCCGTACATGTTGTAGATCCACCACCACTGTCCGAGCAGGCACAGCCCCAGGATCGACACCCGCCACCAGACCGATCGGGGCACCGCCACAGCACCCCACAGGGGCGACAGAAGCAGCAGGAGCCGGAAGATGCTCGACTGCGGGAAGAACACCGCCAACAGGTACAGCAGATAGGACGCCGACCACAGCCGGATCTCCGGACCCATCCGACGCACGTGCGGCTCGAAGAGCAGCAGCGCGGCGACCGCGACGATCGATGCCGCGAGGGCGATGTAGCCGGTGATGGCTCCGAGACCCCACGAGGCGAACCAGAAGCCGGCGCCCTGCACGAATCCTTCGAAGGGCACGAACCCGGCGGAGGCCTCGCCCAACCAGTTGCGCCGCCAGGCGAGTTCGGTGGCCAGGTACGCGCCGGGATCCCCGGTGACCGCACCGGCGATGACCTGCCAGGAGAACCCCGTCACGGCCGCAAGGAGCCCCAGCGCGACGATGTGGACGACCTCGCGGACGCGCAGGGGCTCCGAGCGCCGGGAGAACCACCGCCAGATTCCGAACAGGGCGAGGAACAGCGCGAATGCCAGCACCCCCGGGCGGGTGAAGGCCATGAGGGGCACGAGCGCATACAGCCACGCATACCGGCGCCGCATCACCGACCACAGTGCGAGGAGGAGCCACAGCAGGAACAGCGCCTCGGCGTAGCCGACCTGGAACATCGCCGCGAGCGGTGCGCACGCGAAGAACACGACGGCCCACATCGCCGCATCCTCCTCGGCCCGCATGCGGACGATCCGGTAGAGCACGAGGCAGCCCAGGTAACCGGCGACGAGGGAGATGACGACCGCTCCGGCACCCCAGGATCCAAGCGGCAGACCCAGCGCTTTCCCGAGGTATGCGTAGACCGGCATGAAAGCCCACTGGTTCTCCGCGACCTGGCCGGACTCGGTGAGCGGCAGTTCGGAGGGATAGCCGTTCTCCGCGAGATACCAGTACCACTGGGCATCCCACCCGAGTGCGAACCGCCCCAGATCAGCGTCCTGGCCGAACCGGGACGCCGGGCCGGACAGCTGACCCGCCAGCAGGAGGAACGCCGTCGTCACGACGCGCGCACCCAGATACAGGATGCCGATCCGCAGCG is a window from the Microbacterium lacus genome containing:
- a CDS encoding Mrp/NBP35 family ATP-binding protein gives rise to the protein MEPHASALEDAVRRAVGAVSDPELRRPLAELGMLRDIAVDRGRARVGIALTIVGCPAAERIASDVRAAAASVSGVDDVELEIGVMSPAERRDLTERLREGRPARQMPFGPDSLTRVIAVTSGKGGVGKSTLTANLAVALAARGLSVGLVDADVHGFSIPGLLGLVDAEGAVPQPTRLDDLMLPPIAHDVKVISIGMFLQSRAGDAPVGAVAWRGPMLHRTVTQFLTDVFFGDLDVLLLDMPPGTGDIAISVGQLLPHADVIVVTTPQSAAADVAVRSGLVARQTGQRVIGVVENMAALTLPDGTVMDLFGSGGGLRVAETLSDAAHDVPLLASVPLSPALRADADDGRPVVIAHPDDPAAQQIDALAAILAAQPRGLARRSLPFSAG
- a CDS encoding Sec-independent protein translocase TatB translates to MFFGLTIEKLLLIGLVAGLLIGPERLPRYVESLTKVAKKAKEYVTTAKTRMKDEMGADFDDVDWRTLDPRQYDPRRIIREALLDDAPVPTVRAAGAAAAVTTAAAFTKPQSAIMPFTAENPPPFDDEAT
- a CDS encoding O-methyltransferase; the encoded protein is MAEHDANHRFAAEATVEPDHIVRARAHALELGASPISAPVGAQCAVIAAASRALNIVEIGTGAGVSGLWLLYGSPRATLTTIDSEPEHLGAARQSFAEARIPPARARFITGRAADVLPRMNEASYDIVLVDADPEGVIEYVEHGLRLVRAGGTVLVPRVLGNGAVADPVRRDRVTAAYRSLIHETQSSPAVIGALSIVGEGLLQLTTRPSE
- a CDS encoding DUF3117 domain-containing protein; its protein translation is MAAMKPRTGDGPMEAVKEGRLIIVRVPLEGGGRLVVSVNDAEAKELYDVLGGVVNPA